A single window of Sphingobacterium sp. ML3W DNA harbors:
- a CDS encoding RagB/SusD family nutrient uptake outer membrane protein, giving the protein MKKIYLLPFALLAFTNCKKDFLNQENPNAVSIKNYFKSENDVLLAINGAYQALRSGNTLGETAALYNEERSDNTGRDDNQSAAGEPFQFNDFSLLPSNTYLKTHWVAMYEGINRCNIILSNIDDVNFSVVENKERYKSEVKFIRALIYFHLVRKWGDIPLSTTMLVSKDDVDKLAFRQKEEVIYTQIVQDLKEALTSNLPNTQWEYQVGRVSKTAINALLGQVYLTMGAGLSLNKGENFKQAETFLATAYQMRTFGKLSEIPYADVFDVSKKMTNKELILQIQYIQGDQNYKSSIAANNQAKGEKFISKKESTGVGGNVKADLVKDYETKDLRKDFSIKFASDPQVNDYYITKFRDTSATAGVNGWGGNDWILMRHADVMLLLAEAKMNLGKDVEAIILLNEVRERAGLPSYADSRKDATYSANYPTLKDAILHERRVELAFENQRWFDLVRNYSAEELVKYFHSKKQEDYGNAKIRNISTKDRFFPIPYDEYKLNPEKMYQNPGY; this is encoded by the coding sequence ATGAAAAAAATATATTTACTACCCTTTGCCCTCTTAGCTTTTACAAACTGTAAGAAAGATTTTTTAAATCAAGAAAATCCTAATGCCGTTTCGATAAAGAATTATTTCAAATCTGAAAACGATGTCCTATTGGCTATTAACGGAGCCTATCAAGCATTACGTTCAGGAAACACCCTTGGTGAAACTGCAGCGTTGTATAATGAGGAACGTTCTGATAATACCGGTCGAGATGATAATCAATCTGCAGCAGGAGAACCTTTCCAATTTAATGATTTTTCACTTTTACCAAGTAATACGTATCTAAAAACACATTGGGTTGCAATGTATGAGGGTATCAACCGCTGTAATATTATCTTATCGAATATCGATGATGTTAATTTCAGTGTAGTAGAAAATAAAGAGCGTTACAAATCAGAAGTTAAATTTATTCGTGCACTTATATATTTCCATCTCGTTCGTAAATGGGGCGACATCCCCTTATCAACAACGATGTTAGTATCAAAAGATGATGTTGATAAACTCGCTTTTAGGCAAAAGGAAGAAGTAATTTATACACAGATTGTACAAGACCTAAAGGAAGCTTTAACTAGCAACCTACCCAATACCCAATGGGAATATCAAGTAGGTCGTGTGTCCAAAACAGCAATCAATGCACTTTTAGGTCAGGTTTATCTAACTATGGGCGCTGGCTTATCTTTAAATAAAGGTGAAAACTTCAAACAAGCTGAAACATTTCTAGCGACAGCATATCAAATGCGTACTTTCGGAAAATTATCTGAAATCCCTTATGCGGATGTATTTGATGTTAGCAAAAAAATGACCAATAAAGAATTGATATTGCAAATTCAATATATACAAGGTGATCAAAATTATAAATCTTCCATCGCTGCTAATAATCAAGCTAAAGGTGAAAAATTCATTTCCAAAAAAGAGTCAACAGGTGTTGGTGGAAATGTAAAAGCAGATCTAGTGAAGGATTATGAAACAAAAGATCTCAGAAAAGATTTCTCAATCAAATTTGCATCCGACCCACAGGTAAATGATTATTACATCACCAAATTTAGAGATACTTCAGCTACGGCTGGAGTAAATGGATGGGGAGGTAATGATTGGATTTTGATGCGCCATGCTGATGTAATGTTATTATTGGCTGAAGCAAAAATGAATCTAGGAAAAGATGTTGAAGCGATTATATTACTAAATGAGGTTCGCGAACGTGCAGGATTACCATCTTATGCCGACTCACGAAAGGATGCAACTTACTCCGCTAATTATCCGACGTTAAAGGATGCTATATTACACGAACGCCGTGTAGAACTAGCATTTGAAAATCAGCGCTGGTTTGACTTGGTCAGAAATTATAGCGCAGAAGAATTAGTAAAGTACTTTCATTCGAAGAAACAAGAAGATTATGGTAATGCCAAAATACGCAACATTTCTACGAAAGATCGCTTTTTCCCAATTCCATATGATGAATATAAACTGAATCCTGAAAAAATGTATCAAAATCCAGGATATTAA
- a CDS encoding glycerophosphodiester phosphodiesterase family protein: MKNKLKLALMSCSFFWSLISIALAQQKDFEKLLIAFEKTPSSEQIFVAAHRGDWRNAPENSLLSLKYAIDMGVDIYELDLKKSKDGVLVLMHDRTLDRTVNANGKPSDYTLKELKSFRLKNGLGRTTPHQIPTFEEFLIASKGQILIDVDKGYEYFPDVINMIKKYEMENQVMVNIDADIPFFEVEKKFGQVPNEIKLMPVINLNQENYQQTIISYKNRKNTIFQCVFKEENKDALTYIKDLQSQSYHIWLNSLWASLNAGHDDDTAVDLQQPDHSWGWLIKQGASVLQTDRPQELLKYLKQQALNH, encoded by the coding sequence ATGAAGAATAAATTAAAGCTAGCACTAATGAGCTGCTCCTTCTTCTGGAGCTTAATATCGATTGCACTTGCACAGCAGAAGGATTTTGAAAAACTGCTCATCGCTTTTGAAAAGACTCCTAGTTCGGAGCAAATATTTGTTGCTGCTCATCGCGGTGATTGGAGAAATGCTCCTGAAAACTCCCTATTATCTTTAAAATATGCTATTGATATGGGGGTAGATATCTATGAATTAGATTTAAAAAAATCCAAAGATGGTGTATTGGTTTTGATGCATGATCGTACATTAGACCGCACGGTAAATGCAAACGGAAAACCAAGTGATTACACCTTGAAAGAATTAAAGTCCTTTCGTCTAAAAAATGGTTTAGGAAGAACAACGCCTCATCAGATACCTACTTTCGAAGAGTTCTTGATCGCTTCAAAAGGACAGATATTAATTGATGTAGACAAAGGGTACGAATATTTTCCAGACGTAATAAATATGATAAAGAAGTACGAGATGGAAAACCAGGTTATGGTGAATATAGATGCCGATATACCCTTTTTTGAAGTAGAAAAAAAGTTTGGTCAAGTTCCGAATGAAATTAAATTGATGCCTGTCATCAATTTAAATCAAGAAAATTATCAACAAACCATAATTTCATATAAGAATAGAAAAAACACCATCTTTCAATGTGTTTTTAAAGAAGAAAATAAAGATGCTTTGACGTACATAAAAGATTTGCAAAGTCAAAGTTATCACATCTGGTTAAATTCACTTTGGGCTTCTTTAAATGCTGGACATGATGATGATACTGCTGTAGACCTACAACAACCCGATCATTCCTGGGGTTGGCTAATAAAGCAGGGAGCTTCGGTCTTACAAACCGATAGACCACAAGAGCTTTTAAAGTATTTGAAGCAGCAAGCGCTTAATCACTAG
- a CDS encoding metallophosphoesterase family protein — MFREEVIKRLIAATLLLLPIVFVGCSEFEYSPNQIFNKSSYQDINEINLRKLGDGQHDDTVRFVLTGDTQRSHSAVSNFYKKINTMSGIDFVVVAGDITEFGNLKEMEWVAERLNKLNIPYVAVIGNHDLTSRGREAFQRMYGKANYSFVYGGVKFICHDTNSREYQFDGQVSNIPWLKNQLRSQADVSSYVAISHVPPTSSDFDENLVDDYSATFGNATGFLTSFHAHNHVFEEFRFENFTTPYVTTNAIGSNEFLLVEIVNKKLSFEQISF; from the coding sequence ATGTTTAGAGAAGAAGTAATTAAGCGGTTAATCGCTGCGACTTTATTATTATTACCCATCGTTTTTGTTGGATGCAGTGAGTTTGAATATAGTCCCAATCAAATTTTCAACAAGAGTTCATATCAAGATATTAATGAAATTAACCTTAGAAAACTAGGAGATGGTCAACATGACGATACAGTTCGTTTTGTCTTAACAGGTGATACCCAGCGGTCTCATAGTGCGGTGAGCAATTTCTATAAAAAGATAAATACAATGTCAGGTATTGATTTTGTAGTCGTGGCAGGAGATATTACGGAGTTTGGGAATCTTAAAGAGATGGAGTGGGTGGCAGAAAGACTCAATAAATTAAATATTCCTTATGTTGCGGTTATTGGAAATCATGATCTTACCTCGCGAGGGAGAGAAGCTTTCCAAAGGATGTATGGTAAAGCAAATTACTCCTTTGTATATGGAGGTGTCAAATTTATTTGTCACGATACTAATAGTCGAGAATATCAGTTTGATGGACAGGTATCGAATATACCTTGGCTTAAAAATCAATTAAGATCTCAGGCTGATGTCAGTAGTTATGTGGCGATATCTCATGTTCCGCCTACATCTTCAGATTTTGATGAAAATCTCGTCGATGATTATTCCGCGACTTTCGGGAATGCAACTGGATTTCTGACATCGTTTCATGCACACAATCATGTTTTTGAAGAGTTTCGGTTCGAAAATTTTACGACTCCATATGTGACCACTAATGCTATTGGAAGTAATGAATTCTTATTGGTGGAAATAGTAAATAAAAAATTGAGCTTTGAACAGATATCTTTCTAA
- a CDS encoding heavy metal translocating P-type ATPase has protein sequence MSTQHKHTYDAAGNQLCCTQTTKIYREAGAQELIEGSSARSEDSHSSHDHSVHDDHDGHDHDTIAGSTFGLFAPALISFVLLMSAVAMDNWIMKDWFSGWVRILWYLVAYIPVGMPVIKDAFVSIRKGDVFSEFFLMAIATIGAFAIGEYPEGVAVMLFYAIGEVFQTLAVSKAKGNIKSLLDQRPDEVTVLMDNLPVTIKAKEVQVGAIIQLKPGEKLGLDGELLSDTASFNTAALTGESKPDRKSKGEPVFAGMINLNTVSVVKVTAEYTDSKLSRILELVQNATAQKAPTELFIRKFAKVYTPIVVLLAIAICLLPALIVPDYQFNDWLYRALVFLVISCPCALVISIPLGYFGGIGAASRNGILFKGSNFLDTLANIDHVIMDKTGTMTEGVFQVQEVNFNPAYDQAEILKMVNALESNSTHPVATAIHQYAGEVDHSISLNNVEEIGGFGLRGSVQGKQLLVGNFKLMDKFSITYDFDSAAIVYTLIAIAYDGNFVGYITIADSIKEDALQTIKSLHELNVKTTMLSGDKSSVVRHVAEKLGVDYAFGDLLPEDKVNKLKEIKNQKQRVAFVGDGVNDAPVVALSDVGIAMGGLGSDATIETADVVIQDDKPSKIPLAIKIGKQTKRVVWQNITLAFIVKGIVLILGAGGIATMWEAVFADVGVSLIAILNAIRIQKMKF, from the coding sequence ATGAGTACACAACATAAGCATACTTATGATGCAGCAGGTAATCAACTTTGCTGCACGCAAACGACGAAAATATACAGAGAAGCTGGCGCTCAGGAATTGATTGAAGGCTCTAGTGCACGCTCAGAGGATAGCCACAGCTCTCATGACCATAGTGTACATGACGATCATGACGGACATGATCACGATACTATAGCTGGTAGTACCTTTGGATTGTTTGCTCCTGCATTGATATCTTTCGTTCTGCTGATGTCCGCTGTCGCTATGGATAATTGGATAATGAAAGATTGGTTTAGCGGTTGGGTTCGTATCTTATGGTATCTTGTAGCTTATATACCGGTTGGAATGCCGGTAATTAAGGATGCCTTCGTGAGTATACGTAAAGGAGATGTCTTTTCTGAATTTTTTTTAATGGCTATTGCCACTATTGGTGCATTTGCTATTGGTGAATATCCGGAAGGAGTAGCGGTTATGTTATTTTATGCTATAGGCGAGGTGTTTCAGACTTTAGCAGTCTCTAAAGCTAAAGGAAATATCAAATCGCTATTGGATCAAAGGCCTGATGAAGTGACGGTTTTGATGGATAATCTACCCGTAACGATTAAAGCTAAAGAGGTCCAGGTAGGTGCTATAATTCAACTTAAACCTGGAGAAAAGCTAGGTTTGGATGGAGAATTATTATCAGATACAGCTTCTTTCAACACTGCGGCTTTGACAGGGGAGAGCAAACCCGATCGCAAATCCAAAGGGGAGCCCGTGTTTGCTGGAATGATTAATTTAAATACCGTTAGTGTTGTGAAGGTGACAGCCGAATATACAGATAGCAAACTGAGTAGAATATTGGAATTGGTGCAAAATGCTACGGCCCAAAAAGCTCCTACTGAATTGTTCATTCGTAAATTCGCAAAAGTATATACTCCAATTGTCGTTTTACTAGCGATTGCGATCTGCTTGTTACCGGCACTAATCGTACCGGATTATCAGTTTAATGATTGGTTGTATAGAGCATTGGTTTTTTTGGTTATCTCTTGTCCTTGCGCGTTGGTGATTTCCATACCCCTTGGATATTTTGGAGGTATAGGCGCAGCAAGTCGCAATGGTATTTTGTTTAAAGGGAGCAATTTCCTTGATACACTTGCCAATATTGATCATGTGATTATGGATAAAACTGGAACGATGACAGAAGGTGTCTTTCAGGTTCAGGAAGTTAATTTTAATCCGGCTTATGACCAAGCTGAAATACTAAAGATGGTGAATGCGCTAGAAAGTAACAGCACCCATCCAGTAGCAACCGCTATTCATCAGTACGCAGGAGAGGTTGATCATAGCATAAGCTTGAATAATGTGGAAGAAATCGGAGGTTTTGGATTGCGAGGGTCGGTGCAAGGAAAGCAACTGCTTGTAGGTAATTTTAAGTTGATGGATAAATTTTCCATAACTTATGATTTCGATTCGGCTGCCATTGTGTATACCCTGATTGCCATTGCCTATGATGGTAATTTTGTCGGTTATATAACGATTGCTGATAGTATTAAAGAGGATGCCTTGCAAACGATCAAATCATTACATGAACTCAATGTTAAGACGACCATGCTGAGTGGCGATAAAAGTAGCGTTGTTCGTCATGTAGCTGAAAAATTAGGAGTGGACTATGCGTTTGGAGATTTGCTACCTGAAGATAAAGTTAACAAGCTTAAAGAAATAAAAAATCAAAAACAACGCGTTGCATTTGTTGGAGATGGTGTCAATGATGCGCCAGTCGTAGCGTTGAGCGACGTTGGTATTGCTATGGGGGGCTTGGGTAGTGATGCTACTATTGAGACTGCCGATGTGGTCATACAAGATGATAAACCATCTAAAATTCCGTTAGCTATAAAAATTGGCAAGCAAACTAAACGTGTGGTATGGCAAAATATTACCCTTGCTTTTATAGTGAAAGGAATTGTGCTGATATTGGGTGCAGGAGGTATCGCTACAATGTGGGAAGCTGTTTTTGCTGATGTTGGTGTTTCCTTGATTGCCATACTAAATGCAATTAGAATACAAAAAATGAAATTTTAA
- a CDS encoding Fur family transcriptional regulator translates to MLNNEIENKLRDKNTKPTSMRILMYDFLATQVIALSLSEIEAHFYPADRITLYRTLKTFEEKGIVHSIQENNTSKYMLCNDDCNEVTHKDRHLHFYCKLCKQTTCRADIVFSLPNNNSIRIDEVRLFAKGICQDCMDQTMQ, encoded by the coding sequence ATGTTAAATAATGAAATAGAGAATAAGCTACGGGATAAAAACACAAAACCGACAAGTATGCGGATTTTGATGTATGACTTTTTGGCGACACAGGTTATTGCATTATCGCTCTCCGAAATTGAGGCACATTTTTATCCAGCAGATAGGATAACATTATATCGCACCCTTAAGACTTTTGAAGAAAAAGGAATTGTTCATAGTATTCAAGAAAATAATACGAGCAAGTATATGCTTTGTAACGATGACTGTAATGAAGTAACGCATAAAGATAGACATCTACATTTCTATTGTAAATTATGTAAACAAACTACATGTCGGGCGGATATTGTCTTTTCCTTACCGAATAATAATTCCATTCGTATTGATGAGGTAAGATTGTTTGCCAAAGGTATATGTCAAGACTGCATGGATCAAACTATGCAATAG
- a CDS encoding group III truncated hemoglobin, with protein MEKKDIDSLEDIRLLVDTFYGRVRLDNLIGPIFTNSLEGRWEEHLGKMYKFWQTILLEQHTYFGSPFPPHATMALSQAHFDAWLDLWRSTVREFFDGQKAEEAILRGEKMATMFLSKITYFNKLDTKPLT; from the coding sequence ATGGAAAAGAAAGACATAGATTCATTGGAAGATATTCGACTACTTGTTGATACATTTTATGGTAGAGTTCGATTGGATAATCTCATTGGTCCTATTTTTACAAATTCTTTAGAGGGGCGCTGGGAAGAGCATTTAGGGAAAATGTATAAATTCTGGCAAACTATCCTTCTTGAACAGCACACTTATTTTGGGAGTCCTTTTCCACCACATGCAACTATGGCGTTAAGCCAAGCACATTTTGATGCCTGGTTGGACCTTTGGCGTAGCACTGTACGTGAATTTTTTGATGGACAAAAAGCAGAAGAAGCAATATTGAGAGGTGAAAAAATGGCAACGATGTTTCTTTCAAAAATCACTTATTTTAATAAATTAGACACAAAGCCATTAACTTAA
- a CDS encoding RrF2 family transcriptional regulator: MGVFSKTCEYAMRAVFYIAQSSHEGRKVGIKEIAEKVKSPEPFLGKILQNLSKVGVIQSSKGPNGGFFIDPEGLKKPIADIVLAVDGEQIFIGCGMGLDYCSEKNPCPLHNDFKKVRNQLSIMLRNTSIGQFNLELIKGSVTLYK; the protein is encoded by the coding sequence ATGGGTGTTTTTTCCAAAACTTGTGAATATGCCATGCGCGCTGTATTTTATATCGCGCAAAGCTCCCATGAAGGTAGAAAAGTGGGAATAAAAGAGATTGCTGAAAAAGTGAAGTCTCCCGAACCTTTTTTAGGAAAAATTCTTCAAAATCTGAGTAAGGTGGGGGTAATACAGTCATCGAAAGGACCAAATGGGGGATTTTTCATTGATCCTGAAGGATTAAAAAAACCCATTGCTGACATCGTCCTTGCCGTAGATGGAGAACAAATTTTCATAGGATGTGGCATGGGGTTGGATTATTGTTCTGAAAAAAATCCATGCCCGCTGCATAATGATTTCAAAAAAGTAAGAAATCAACTTAGTATCATGCTTAGAAACACCAGTATTGGTCAATTTAACCTCGAATTAATCAAAGGAAGCGTAACCCTGTATAAGTAA
- a CDS encoding NUDIX hydrolase has product MHKLNSTLLTAGLVTLKDRKLLLAYSNNKKAWYLPGGKVDHGEDSVQSLRREVLEELLVDLDNERLRYYCHITAPAYGENPSVIMEQDCFIYDLREEIQPSNEIGAVRYFSRTEYEQEQIRVIGVLMVFDQLETDGLIIR; this is encoded by the coding sequence ATGCACAAATTAAATTCCACTCTTCTCACCGCAGGTCTTGTTACATTAAAGGACAGGAAATTACTCTTAGCTTATAGTAATAATAAAAAAGCATGGTATCTTCCTGGAGGTAAGGTAGATCACGGGGAAGATTCCGTACAATCTCTGAGGCGAGAGGTACTCGAAGAATTGTTGGTTGATCTGGATAACGAAAGGTTACGTTATTATTGTCATATCACAGCTCCAGCTTATGGTGAAAATCCAAGTGTCATCATGGAGCAGGATTGTTTTATCTATGATCTTCGAGAAGAGATCCAGCCAAGTAACGAAATTGGTGCTGTGCGTTATTTTTCCCGGACTGAATATGAGCAAGAGCAAATTCGAGTTATTGGTGTATTAATGGTATTTGACCAGCTCGAGACCGACGGTCTCATTATTAGATAA
- a CDS encoding winged helix-turn-helix transcriptional regulator: protein MRKENSTNSLNEKSLQTFCNVHRVLSQISGRWKVSLILALQYENLKYSSFKSILPDVSDRILAKQLKELEDASIIYNEKDKTQSLYILTEKGKKIVTVLITLGNIDKN, encoded by the coding sequence ATGCGCAAAGAAAACTCAACAAATTCTCTAAATGAAAAATCGTTGCAGACATTTTGTAACGTTCATAGGGTACTTTCTCAAATCAGTGGAAGATGGAAAGTATCGCTCATTCTTGCCTTACAATATGAAAACTTGAAGTATTCGAGTTTTAAATCAATACTTCCTGATGTATCTGACAGAATTCTCGCAAAACAATTAAAGGAATTGGAAGATGCTAGCATCATTTATAATGAAAAAGATAAAACCCAATCGCTTTATATATTAACAGAAAAAGGAAAGAAAATTGTGACAGTGCTCATTACTTTAGGGAATATTGATAAAAATTAG
- a CDS encoding VOC family protein produces MKLSENIIGFHHYSLKAPKFDETVNFYKHLGFKTLHEWSLPEFKLERCVMLFHERINAYIEICDGNADIPAQGRKRKIDEEMLENSILHICFVVKDAATARDEALKIGARDLSHGVFDIDLVNKQKTVNVHNSLVYSPNGEVIEFLEQVKF; encoded by the coding sequence ATGAAATTATCAGAAAACATTATTGGGTTTCATCATTATTCATTGAAGGCTCCTAAATTTGATGAGACAGTAAATTTTTACAAACACTTAGGTTTTAAAACGCTGCATGAGTGGTCTTTACCGGAATTTAAACTTGAGAGATGCGTGATGTTATTTCATGAAAGAATAAACGCTTATATCGAAATCTGTGACGGGAATGCGGATATACCTGCACAAGGAAGAAAAAGAAAAATCGATGAGGAGATGTTAGAAAATTCAATTCTTCATATTTGTTTCGTAGTTAAGGATGCGGCTACGGCGAGGGATGAAGCTCTGAAAATAGGTGCGAGAGATTTGAGTCATGGCGTTTTTGATATTGATTTAGTGAATAAACAAAAGACGGTTAATGTCCATAATAGTTTGGTTTATAGTCCGAATGGAGAAGTGATTGAGTTTTTAGAGCAAGTTAAATTCTAA
- a CDS encoding DUF389 domain-containing protein, which produces MAKSKFLRFFNLHSGEDKKENVLENVVNNISFRGANLWILACAIVIASVGLNVNSTAVIIGAMLISPLMSPIVGAGFALGVYDFPLLKKSLKNLLIATFVSLLVSFLYFTLSPFKDAQSELLARTSPNIYDVLIAFFGGLVGVIAITRVEKGNPIPGVAIATALMPPLCTAGYGLAIGNFSYFAGALYLYTINCFFICLSTFIIVKYLNYPKVNFVDSNREKKITRVITLIILVLIVPSVYFAYTLLQQKQFAQKVSNFIQNSFTDKGYTVVFERTNYNTNPKKLELAFLIKKFSKEEVEGLKEQLKDYGITNTELIIRQDNNDLKADILNEINKKEQNLSDKDLRIKQLNAELNKYQINTPNLQQNIQVLFPQITSYSIGIQNKIISQDSVNNTISLIYQTDKKLSPEESLKLENWMKIQFPEREVTIIENN; this is translated from the coding sequence ATGGCAAAATCTAAATTTTTACGATTCTTTAATCTACATAGTGGCGAAGATAAGAAGGAAAATGTACTCGAAAATGTTGTAAATAACATTTCTTTCCGCGGTGCAAATCTTTGGATTTTGGCTTGTGCCATTGTAATTGCATCCGTAGGATTAAATGTAAACTCGACCGCAGTCATCATTGGTGCGATGCTCATTTCTCCTTTAATGAGTCCGATTGTAGGCGCCGGATTTGCTTTAGGAGTATATGATTTCCCATTATTAAAAAAGTCATTAAAAAATTTATTAATCGCCACCTTTGTAAGTTTATTGGTATCCTTTTTATATTTTACATTAAGTCCTTTTAAAGATGCACAATCTGAATTATTGGCTAGAACGTCGCCCAATATATATGATGTATTAATTGCCTTTTTTGGTGGACTTGTTGGCGTTATCGCGATAACACGTGTCGAAAAAGGCAACCCCATACCTGGAGTTGCAATTGCGACAGCATTAATGCCTCCTTTATGTACAGCTGGCTATGGTCTCGCCATAGGAAATTTCTCCTATTTTGCAGGTGCATTATATTTATATACTATTAACTGTTTCTTTATTTGTCTCTCTACCTTTATCATCGTAAAATACCTCAATTACCCAAAAGTAAATTTTGTGGATTCAAATCGGGAAAAGAAAATAACACGAGTTATTACGCTTATTATTCTCGTACTTATCGTTCCCAGTGTATATTTTGCCTACACATTATTACAACAAAAACAATTTGCTCAAAAAGTCAGCAATTTCATCCAAAATTCCTTTACAGATAAAGGATATACTGTCGTCTTTGAAAGAACTAACTATAACACCAATCCCAAAAAGTTAGAATTAGCATTTCTAATCAAAAAATTCAGCAAAGAGGAAGTTGAGGGCTTAAAAGAGCAATTAAAGGATTACGGCATAACCAATACAGAATTAATCATCCGCCAAGATAATAATGATCTAAAAGCAGATATACTCAATGAGATTAATAAAAAAGAGCAGAATCTTTCTGATAAAGACTTAAGAATAAAACAATTAAATGCCGAACTGAACAAATATCAAATCAACACACCAAATTTGCAACAAAATATCCAGGTATTATTCCCTCAAATAACGAGTTACAGCATAGGGATCCAAAACAAAATAATTAGTCAAGATAGCGTCAACAACACAATTTCATTAATCTATCAGACGGATAAAAAACTAAGCCCAGAAGAATCCTTAAAACTAGAAAATTGGATGAAAATTCAATTTCCAGAAAGAGAAGTTACAATCATTGAGAACAACTAG
- a CDS encoding DoxX family protein: protein MKKNKIIFWSATIVIFLFEAIMPLCTLIFSPENFNVGTKPLGYPDYFTYALIICKLLGATTLIIPKIHPKIKEWAYAGLTFNLVFAVISHAVVDHNISYILAPVVVGAILAVSYIYNQKIKPID from the coding sequence ATGAAAAAGAATAAAATAATTTTTTGGTCCGCTACGATTGTTATATTTTTATTTGAAGCAATCATGCCGCTATGCACCCTCATCTTCTCTCCCGAAAACTTTAATGTCGGAACGAAACCTTTGGGATATCCCGATTACTTCACTTATGCCCTCATTATTTGCAAATTACTTGGAGCGACTACTCTAATTATCCCCAAAATCCATCCAAAAATAAAAGAATGGGCATATGCCGGCCTAACCTTTAATTTGGTATTTGCTGTTATCAGTCATGCTGTTGTAGATCATAACATTAGCTATATACTAGCTCCGGTTGTAGTGGGTGCTATACTAGCAGTGTCTTATATCTATAACCAAAAAATAAAACCCATAGACTAA
- a CDS encoding STM3941 family protein yields the protein MEKETKIYRNSKKTKKLLLTSIGVCIILLIVIIYSAGIFDGELKTKPLVFSSAAFLIMLILLLKTLLSLKDKSPLIELNNQNFYGKTTPLSKSFGIVNWEDVADIQLQKSGGDTLVVVTLNNPEKYEGRLSKMLWNMAYNNTTNQLMLMYSSSEIDIDHNALFDLFSNFWKKSTD from the coding sequence ATGGAAAAAGAAACAAAAATATATCGGAACTCAAAAAAGACAAAAAAACTATTATTGACTTCTATAGGAGTATGTATCATTTTGTTAATTGTTATTATATACAGCGCAGGAATATTTGATGGCGAGTTGAAAACTAAACCACTTGTATTTTCGTCTGCCGCATTTTTAATCATGCTCATTCTTCTGCTGAAGACCCTCCTAAGTTTAAAAGATAAAAGTCCCTTAATTGAATTAAATAATCAAAACTTTTATGGGAAGACCACGCCCTTGTCAAAATCTTTTGGAATTGTGAATTGGGAAGATGTCGCTGATATCCAATTACAAAAATCAGGGGGCGACACGTTAGTCGTTGTCACGTTAAACAATCCTGAGAAATACGAGGGCAGACTTTCAAAAATGCTTTGGAATATGGCCTATAATAACACGACTAATCAGTTAATGCTAATGTATTCATCTTCTGAGATTGACATTGACCACAATGCACTATTCGACCTATTTAGTAACTTTTGGAAGAAAAGTACGGATTAA